The genomic window GACAAGGTACTGGTCGTCGCCTTGGACGACATTAATTACCTCTTCTACGAGAACGAGGCCAGCGATACGCTCTACTCGCTGCTGCGGGCCCACGAGGAGTACCCCGGCGCGAAGATCGGCGTCGTCGTCGTCTCCTCCGATCCCGCACTCGACGTGATCGACGAACTCGATTCGCGGGTCCAGAGCGTGTTCCGCCCCGAAGACGTCTACTTCCCCGTCTACGACCAGCCCGAGATCGTCGACATCCTCGAGGAGCGGGTCACGCGCGGCTTCCACGAAGGCGTCATCGGTCGGGAGACGTTGGAGTACGTCGCGGAACTGACCGCCGAGAGCGGCGACCTGCGGGTCGGGATCGACCTGTTGCGCCGGGCGGGGCTCAATGCCGAGATGCGGGCCAGCCGCACTGTCGAGCGCCAGGACGTCGAGGACGCCTACGAGAAGTCCAAGTACATCAACCTCTCGCGGAGTCTCTCGGGACTGACCGACACCGAGCAGGCCCTGCTCGAGGTGATCGCTGAACGCGACGGCGATCAGGCCGGCGAGGTCTACGAGGCCTTCCACGACCGGACCGACCTGGGCTACACCCGCTACTCCGAAATCGTCAACAAACTCGACCAGCTCGGGCTGATCGACGCCGACTACGCCGACGTCGACGGCCGCGGCCGCTCGCGGTCGCTCTCCCTGTCCTACGAGAAAGAGGCGGTGTTAGACCGGCTCGAGTGAGCGGCAACCGCGCCCTCGAGTGACCCGTTTTCGAGGGGCGACGGCCCGAGACCGATGACTATTCTGGCCGGTCGCTTACCCGTTGACGACCTGTACGCGGGGTATGCCCTCGCTCCTCTGTTACGGCTCGTACGGGTTCGTCGGGAGTCTCATCGCTCGCGAGGCGATCGACCGCGGACTGGATCCGATTCTGGCCGGTCGCGACCGCGATCGGCTCCGTGAACAGGTCGACGATCTCGGACAGCCGGGCCGACGATTCGATCTCGAGGACCCCGCGGTCGTCGCGGCGGCCCTCGCGGACGTCGACTGTGTCTTGAACTGCGCCGGCCCGTTCTCGAACACCGCCGACGCGCTCGTCGAGGGCTGTCTCCGAAGCGGGACCGACTACGTCGACATCACCGGCGAGATCCCCGTCATCGAGGGGATCGAAGACCGGGACGATGCG from Natrinema versiforme includes these protein-coding regions:
- a CDS encoding ORC1-type DNA replication protein, translated to MADDPEEGMLSWDESVFRDEHVFEIDYVPETFKHREGQTQSLTYALRPAVRGSRPLNVVVRGPPGTGKTTAIQKLFDEVGAQTSEVRTIRVNCQVNATRYSVFSRLFEGTFDYEPPSSGISFKKLFGQIAEKLVEEDKVLVVALDDINYLFYENEASDTLYSLLRAHEEYPGAKIGVVVVSSDPALDVIDELDSRVQSVFRPEDVYFPVYDQPEIVDILEERVTRGFHEGVIGRETLEYVAELTAESGDLRVGIDLLRRAGLNAEMRASRTVERQDVEDAYEKSKYINLSRSLSGLTDTEQALLEVIAERDGDQAGEVYEAFHDRTDLGYTRYSEIVNKLDQLGLIDADYADVDGRGRSRSLSLSYEKEAVLDRLE